The Macrococcoides canis genome has a window encoding:
- the rocF gene encoding arginase encodes MNKTIEIIGAPSAFGQRKLGVNMGPDAMRYAGLVERIEAIGHTVVDNGNIESPAIDMKVYKSEQDGGLRNLPEVTAFCETLCKTVDASIQKGHYPLVIGGDHSIAMGTISGIAKHYDNLGVIWYDAHGDLNVADSSPSGNIHGMPLRALIGDGHEDLVNIGDYNKKVKVENIVLIGMRDLDEGEKAYIKEVGIKTYTMADIDQLGMKTVIEQTLEHLSNCDGIHLSLDVDALDPNETPGTGTTVPGGITYRESHLAMEMLNDSERVTSFEIVEVNPLIDIYNKTAEQAVGLTGSFFGEKLL; translated from the coding sequence ATGAACAAGACAATTGAAATTATTGGTGCGCCAAGTGCGTTCGGTCAGCGTAAGTTAGGGGTAAATATGGGTCCGGATGCGATGCGTTATGCAGGTTTAGTAGAACGTATTGAAGCGATTGGACATACGGTTGTGGATAACGGGAATATTGAGTCACCTGCAATTGATATGAAAGTGTACAAAAGCGAACAAGATGGTGGTTTAAGAAATTTACCAGAAGTTACTGCTTTTTGTGAAACGTTATGTAAGACAGTTGATGCTTCTATTCAAAAAGGTCATTATCCACTAGTTATTGGTGGGGATCATTCTATTGCGATGGGTACGATTTCAGGAATTGCGAAGCATTATGATAATTTAGGTGTTATCTGGTATGATGCACATGGTGATCTGAATGTTGCGGATTCATCACCTTCTGGTAATATTCACGGAATGCCGTTACGTGCATTAATTGGCGATGGTCATGAAGATTTAGTGAATATCGGTGACTATAATAAGAAGGTTAAAGTTGAGAATATTGTATTAATTGGTATGCGTGATCTTGATGAAGGTGAGAAAGCTTACATTAAAGAAGTGGGTATTAAAACTTATACGATGGCAGATATCGATCAGCTCGGTATGAAGACTGTTATTGAGCAGACTTTAGAGCATTTATCAAATTGTGATGGTATCCACTTATCGCTCGATGTAGATGCACTGGATCCAAATGAAACGCCTGGTACAGGTACGACTGTTCCAGGTGGGATTACGTATCGTGAGAGCCATCTTGCAATGGAGATGTTAAATGATAGTGAACGTGTCACTTCATTTGAAATTGTCGAAGTGAATCCGCTGATTGATATTTATAACAAGACTGCAGAACAAGCAGTAGGTTTAACAGGTTCATTCTTCGGAGAGAAGTTATTATAA